The following coding sequences are from one Streptomyces sp. V3I7 window:
- a CDS encoding tryptophan dimethylallyltransferase family protein has translation MTPSWSIDRTIGAPSKTQTLGHFTTGQLLRLCDVAGLAREDAETYARVLGAALAPVDRRPLDLPPPFSTFLSDDHTPVEFSLALQPGTAPAVRVLLDPGGGAGGLAHSGPRGLRVVRAMARHWDFATDHLDALEDLFFPPSPAGPLALWCALELRPGGVPKAKVYLNPAASGQTRAAATVREALRRLGHRHAFDALPQADRHLFFSLDLGDWEDPRVKIYLAHHDLSAAEAAGLSRTDGGPGHAEIEAFFRIAAGYDADPADLGAMDGHDPRLGRRPVQSCHSFTETASGLPSGFSLYIPVRDYARHDGEALDRAVVLLRRYGIDPAPLIQSLAAVTSRQLEDGVGLIAYLALAHQQGKPPRVTVYISSEAYAVRPPVAALSPQAEAVH, from the coding sequence ATGACCCCCTCCTGGTCGATCGACCGCACGATCGGGGCCCCATCGAAGACCCAGACGCTCGGCCACTTCACGACGGGCCAACTCCTGCGGCTGTGCGACGTCGCCGGACTGGCGCGCGAGGATGCCGAGACCTATGCGCGCGTCCTCGGCGCGGCACTGGCTCCCGTCGACCGACGGCCCCTGGACCTTCCGCCGCCGTTCTCGACCTTCCTGTCCGACGACCACACGCCGGTGGAGTTCTCGCTCGCCCTGCAGCCGGGCACGGCACCGGCAGTGCGCGTCCTGCTGGACCCGGGCGGCGGCGCAGGCGGCCTGGCCCACAGCGGCCCGCGGGGACTGCGCGTCGTCCGCGCGATGGCCCGGCACTGGGACTTCGCCACCGACCACCTCGACGCGTTGGAGGACCTGTTCTTCCCTCCCTCTCCCGCGGGGCCGCTGGCGCTGTGGTGCGCACTGGAACTGCGTCCCGGCGGTGTCCCGAAGGCCAAGGTGTATCTGAACCCGGCGGCGTCCGGGCAGACACGTGCCGCCGCAACGGTGCGCGAGGCACTGCGCCGGCTCGGCCACCGGCATGCGTTCGACGCGCTGCCTCAGGCCGACCGCCACCTTTTCTTCTCCCTCGACCTGGGCGACTGGGAAGATCCCCGAGTGAAGATCTACCTCGCGCACCACGACCTGTCGGCCGCGGAGGCGGCAGGCCTGTCCCGCACGGACGGCGGACCCGGACATGCCGAGATCGAGGCGTTCTTCCGCATCGCGGCCGGGTATGACGCCGACCCCGCCGACCTCGGGGCCATGGACGGGCACGACCCGCGGCTCGGCCGCCGGCCCGTCCAGTCCTGCCACTCTTTCACGGAGACGGCGAGCGGCCTGCCCAGCGGCTTCTCCCTCTACATCCCGGTCCGGGACTATGCACGGCACGACGGGGAGGCCCTTGACCGGGCGGTGGTCCTGCTCCGACGTTACGGCATCGACCCCGCCCCGCTCATCCAGTCACTGGCCGCCGTCACCTCGCGGCAGCTCGAGGACGGGGTAGGGCTCATCGCCTACCTGGCGCTCGCCCACCAGCAGGGCAAGCCGCCGCGGGTGACCGTGTACATCTCCTCGGAGGCGTACGCGGTCAGGCCACCGGTCGCCGCACTGTCCCCGCAGGCCGAAGCCGTGCACTGA
- a CDS encoding NAD(P)/FAD-dependent oxidoreductase — MRVCVIGAGLSGLAAAHALKARNIELVCLEKAPDVGGIWRQPQAGERGPAYQALHLNSAKQLTGYTDFPMPSDLPLYPRHSDVAAYLRSFAEWAGLLPHVELRTEVLAVRQGSDGAWAVASRDADGAVAVRSFEQVIVASGHHSEPALPNPLPLGADSFTGTILHSMDYCDGSDFAGKRVIVVGLGASAVDIAADVSRHAAQTVLSVRRGLHIVPKQLFGMPVDLIAEAPRWNSMSFPEQRRFVEQALLVARGKLSNYGLPEPDHPIFSSAVTISDEILSLIRHGAVTPKSAIDSLGGSKVSFTDGSSMEADAIVYCTGFRMAFPFLPAGCPIGPQGTVELYKRVVAPDRPGLYFVGLIRPVGSITRLVEAQSQWVAGIVAGDVALPSADVMRKEISAYLDGIVERYGRTEGASIQVDVGPYRRELSRVA; from the coding sequence GTGCGTGTGTGCGTGATCGGTGCGGGTCTGTCAGGTCTGGCGGCCGCACATGCTCTGAAGGCCAGGAACATCGAGCTCGTCTGTCTGGAGAAGGCCCCGGACGTCGGGGGGATCTGGCGTCAGCCACAAGCCGGGGAGCGGGGCCCGGCCTATCAGGCGCTCCATCTGAACAGCGCCAAACAGCTCACCGGGTACACCGACTTCCCGATGCCGTCCGACCTTCCCCTCTACCCACGGCACAGCGACGTCGCCGCCTATCTGCGGTCCTTCGCCGAGTGGGCCGGGCTGCTGCCCCATGTCGAGCTGCGTACCGAGGTGCTCGCGGTACGGCAGGGTTCCGACGGGGCGTGGGCGGTCGCCAGCCGGGACGCGGACGGGGCGGTGGCGGTACGGAGTTTCGAGCAGGTGATCGTCGCCTCTGGTCACCACTCGGAGCCGGCTCTGCCGAACCCGCTGCCGCTGGGTGCCGACTCGTTCACTGGAACGATTCTGCACTCGATGGACTACTGCGACGGCAGCGACTTCGCCGGGAAGCGCGTGATCGTCGTCGGGCTCGGCGCGTCGGCGGTGGACATCGCCGCGGACGTCTCCCGGCATGCCGCACAGACGGTGCTCTCCGTCCGCCGGGGGCTGCACATCGTGCCCAAGCAGCTCTTCGGCATGCCCGTGGATCTGATCGCCGAAGCCCCGCGGTGGAACAGCATGTCCTTCCCCGAGCAGCGCCGCTTCGTCGAGCAGGCGCTGCTCGTGGCGCGCGGCAAGCTGTCGAACTACGGCCTGCCGGAGCCCGACCACCCGATCTTCTCCTCGGCCGTGACCATCTCGGACGAGATCCTCAGCCTGATACGGCACGGCGCGGTGACCCCGAAGTCCGCGATCGACTCCCTGGGCGGCAGCAAGGTGTCCTTCACCGACGGCTCCTCGATGGAGGCGGACGCGATCGTCTACTGCACCGGCTTCCGCATGGCGTTCCCCTTCCTTCCCGCCGGATGCCCGATAGGTCCGCAGGGGACGGTCGAACTGTACAAGCGCGTCGTCGCACCCGATCGGCCCGGACTGTACTTCGTCGGCCTGATCCGCCCCGTGGGCTCGATCACACGCCTCGTGGAGGCTCAGTCGCAGTGGGTGGCTGGGATCGTCGCCGGCGACGTCGCCCTGCCGTCCGCGGATGTCATGCGCAAGGAGATCAGCGCGTACCTGGACGGCATCGTGGAGCGCTACGGGCGAACCGAGGGTGCCTCCATCCAGGTCGATGTCGGCCCTTATCGGCGAGAGTTGTCGCGGGTGGCGTAG